A genomic region of Xiphophorus couchianus chromosome 18, X_couchianus-1.0, whole genome shotgun sequence contains the following coding sequences:
- the dyrk2 gene encoding dual specificity tyrosine-phosphorylation-regulated kinase 2 isoform X2 translates to MSDNIQVSSQSQVHITQLFEENSNRRSVLSTQPNGLTPLSSSRSALQLPDRQSSATDSTHHGRQTIAITNKQGDAKPKPCPMSPDLAMKQYMSKLSSFEHHEVFNYPEVYFIGQNAKKRNGVLGAANNGGYDDEQGSYIQVPHDQIAYRYEVLKVIGKGSFGQVVKAFDHKTQAHVALKMVRNEKRFHRQAAEEIRILEHLRKQDKDSSMNVIHMLEHFTFRNHICMTFELLSMNLYELIKKNKFQGFSLPLVRKFAHSILQCLEGLHKNRIIHCDLKPENILLKQQGRSGIKVIDFGSSCYEHQRVYTYIQSRFYRAPEVILGSRYGMPIDIWSLGCILAELLTGYPLLPGEDESDQLACIIELIGMPSPKVLEASKRAKNFVSSKGYPRYCTVTTMPDGSVVLNGGRSRRGKTRGAPGSKDWSTALKGCDDPLFLDFLKQCLEWDPALRMTPSQALRHPWLRRRLPKPPSGTTAEKVTPTKRAVNNSDSSITCVSKLASTSATTTTSKSRTNLAAITDANGNIQPRTVLPKLVS, encoded by the exons ATGTCGGACAACATCCAGGTCTCGTCTCAGTCGCAGGTCCACATCACCCAGCTGTTTGAGGAGAACTCCAACAGGCGTTCAGTCCTCAGCACGCAGCCCAACGGCCTCACCCCGCTCAGCTCCAGCCGATCGGCTCTGCAGCTCCCGGACCGCCAGAGTTCAGCCACCGACTCCACCCATCATGGCCGCCAGACCATCGCCATCACCAACAAGCAGGGAGACGCCAAGCCAAAGCCCTGCCCCATGTCGCCCGACCTGGCCATGAAGCAGTACATGTCCAAGCTGTCGTCCTTCGAACACCACGAGGTGTTCAACTACCCCGAAG tGTATTTCATCGGCCAGAACGCAAAGAAACGCAACGGCGTTCTGGGTGCAGCCAACAACGGCGGCTATGATGACGAACAGGGGTCCTACATCCAGGTGCCACATGACCAAATCGCTTACCGCTACGAGGTTCTGAAGGTGATCGGAAAGGGCAGCTTCGGACAG GTGGTGAAGGCCTTCGACCATAAAACCCAGGCCCACGTGGCTCTGAAGATGGTCCGCAACGAGAAGCGCTTCCACCGGCAGGCTGCGGAGGAGATCCGCATCCTGGAGCACCTGAGGAAGCAGGACAAGGACTCGAGCATGAACGTCATCCACATGCTGGAGCACTTCACCTTCCGCAACCACATCTGCATGACCTTCGAGCTGCTCAGCATGAACCTCTACGAGCTCATCAAGAAGAACAAGTTCCAGGGCTTCAGCCTCCCGCTGGTCAGGAAGTTCGCTCACTCCATCCTCCAGTGTTTAGAAGGGCTGCACAAGAACCGCATCATCCACTGCGACCTCAAACCAGAGAACATTCTGCTCAAGCAGCAGGGCCGCAGCGGCATCAAG GTCATAGACTTTGGCTCCAGCTGCTATGAACATCAGAGGGTTTACACCTACATCCAGTCCAGGTTCTACAGAGCTCCAGAGGTGATTCTAG GCTCCAGGTATGGGATGCCCATCGACATTTGGTCCCTGGGCTGCATCCTGGCTGAACTGCTGACCGGTTACCCACTGTTACCAGGCGAAGACGAATCCGACCAGCTGGCCTGCATCATTGAACTAATAGGCATGCCCAGTCCAAAGGTCCTAGAAGCCTCCAAGCGAGCAAAGAACTTCGTGTCGTCCAAAGGCTACCCGCGGTACTGCACCGTCACCACCATGCCCGATGGCTCCGTGGTCCTGAACGGAGGACGCTCCCGACGGGGTAAAACACGCGGTGCCCCGGGCAGCAAAGACTGGAGCACCGCGTTGAAGGGTTGCGATGATCCGCTCTTCCTGGACTTCCTCAAACAGTGTCTTGAATGGGACCCAGCACTCAGGATGACGCCGAGCCAGGCGCTGCGCCACCCCTGGCTCAGGAGGCGGCTTCCCAAACCTCCGTCCGGAACCACAGCAGAGAAAGTCACCCCAACCAAACGCGCCGTCAACAACAGCGACAGTTCCATCACCTGCGTCTCCAAACTGGCCTCCACCTCCGCAACCACCACCACTTCCAAATCAAGAACTAATTTGGCGGCCATTACAGACGCCAACGGAAACATCCAGCCGAGGACGGTGCTGCCCAAACTAGTTAGCTGA
- the dyrk2 gene encoding dual specificity tyrosine-phosphorylation-regulated kinase 2 isoform X1 — translation MGGVAEGRGGAEDGGRGGVLLSGDQRRGAAAMLTKKPGASVIPTGKSGEPVCSPGHSGSQTTSPVALPPLRNNNHNPLTGGSKPAMSDNIQVSSQSQVHITQLFEENSNRRSVLSTQPNGLTPLSSSRSALQLPDRQSSATDSTHHGRQTIAITNKQGDAKPKPCPMSPDLAMKQYMSKLSSFEHHEVFNYPEVYFIGQNAKKRNGVLGAANNGGYDDEQGSYIQVPHDQIAYRYEVLKVIGKGSFGQVVKAFDHKTQAHVALKMVRNEKRFHRQAAEEIRILEHLRKQDKDSSMNVIHMLEHFTFRNHICMTFELLSMNLYELIKKNKFQGFSLPLVRKFAHSILQCLEGLHKNRIIHCDLKPENILLKQQGRSGIKVIDFGSSCYEHQRVYTYIQSRFYRAPEVILGSRYGMPIDIWSLGCILAELLTGYPLLPGEDESDQLACIIELIGMPSPKVLEASKRAKNFVSSKGYPRYCTVTTMPDGSVVLNGGRSRRGKTRGAPGSKDWSTALKGCDDPLFLDFLKQCLEWDPALRMTPSQALRHPWLRRRLPKPPSGTTAEKVTPTKRAVNNSDSSITCVSKLASTSATTTTSKSRTNLAAITDANGNIQPRTVLPKLVS, via the exons GCAAATCGGGCGAGCCGGTCTGCTCTCCTGGTCACAGCGGCTCTCAGACAACATCGCCCGTCGCCCTGCCGCCACTGcgcaacaacaaccacaacccCTTGacg gGAGGTTCTAAGCCCGCCATGTCGGACAACATCCAGGTCTCGTCTCAGTCGCAGGTCCACATCACCCAGCTGTTTGAGGAGAACTCCAACAGGCGTTCAGTCCTCAGCACGCAGCCCAACGGCCTCACCCCGCTCAGCTCCAGCCGATCGGCTCTGCAGCTCCCGGACCGCCAGAGTTCAGCCACCGACTCCACCCATCATGGCCGCCAGACCATCGCCATCACCAACAAGCAGGGAGACGCCAAGCCAAAGCCCTGCCCCATGTCGCCCGACCTGGCCATGAAGCAGTACATGTCCAAGCTGTCGTCCTTCGAACACCACGAGGTGTTCAACTACCCCGAAG tGTATTTCATCGGCCAGAACGCAAAGAAACGCAACGGCGTTCTGGGTGCAGCCAACAACGGCGGCTATGATGACGAACAGGGGTCCTACATCCAGGTGCCACATGACCAAATCGCTTACCGCTACGAGGTTCTGAAGGTGATCGGAAAGGGCAGCTTCGGACAG GTGGTGAAGGCCTTCGACCATAAAACCCAGGCCCACGTGGCTCTGAAGATGGTCCGCAACGAGAAGCGCTTCCACCGGCAGGCTGCGGAGGAGATCCGCATCCTGGAGCACCTGAGGAAGCAGGACAAGGACTCGAGCATGAACGTCATCCACATGCTGGAGCACTTCACCTTCCGCAACCACATCTGCATGACCTTCGAGCTGCTCAGCATGAACCTCTACGAGCTCATCAAGAAGAACAAGTTCCAGGGCTTCAGCCTCCCGCTGGTCAGGAAGTTCGCTCACTCCATCCTCCAGTGTTTAGAAGGGCTGCACAAGAACCGCATCATCCACTGCGACCTCAAACCAGAGAACATTCTGCTCAAGCAGCAGGGCCGCAGCGGCATCAAG GTCATAGACTTTGGCTCCAGCTGCTATGAACATCAGAGGGTTTACACCTACATCCAGTCCAGGTTCTACAGAGCTCCAGAGGTGATTCTAG GCTCCAGGTATGGGATGCCCATCGACATTTGGTCCCTGGGCTGCATCCTGGCTGAACTGCTGACCGGTTACCCACTGTTACCAGGCGAAGACGAATCCGACCAGCTGGCCTGCATCATTGAACTAATAGGCATGCCCAGTCCAAAGGTCCTAGAAGCCTCCAAGCGAGCAAAGAACTTCGTGTCGTCCAAAGGCTACCCGCGGTACTGCACCGTCACCACCATGCCCGATGGCTCCGTGGTCCTGAACGGAGGACGCTCCCGACGGGGTAAAACACGCGGTGCCCCGGGCAGCAAAGACTGGAGCACCGCGTTGAAGGGTTGCGATGATCCGCTCTTCCTGGACTTCCTCAAACAGTGTCTTGAATGGGACCCAGCACTCAGGATGACGCCGAGCCAGGCGCTGCGCCACCCCTGGCTCAGGAGGCGGCTTCCCAAACCTCCGTCCGGAACCACAGCAGAGAAAGTCACCCCAACCAAACGCGCCGTCAACAACAGCGACAGTTCCATCACCTGCGTCTCCAAACTGGCCTCCACCTCCGCAACCACCACCACTTCCAAATCAAGAACTAATTTGGCGGCCATTACAGACGCCAACGGAAACATCCAGCCGAGGACGGTGCTGCCCAAACTAGTTAGCTGA